In Aminobacterium sp. MB27-C1, a single genomic region encodes these proteins:
- the csrA gene encoding carbon storage regulator CsrA: MLVLSRKAGEAIVIGENIEISILEVRGDVVRIGIEAPRDVRVWRKELWLETAQENKRAVAPTALAKEAEDILRQTLHKDKEDVD, from the coding sequence ATGCTTGTCTTAAGCAGAAAAGCAGGAGAAGCTATCGTTATTGGCGAAAATATAGAAATATCTATTCTTGAAGTGCGCGGGGATGTGGTTCGTATTGGAATAGAAGCCCCGAGAGATGTGCGCGTTTGGAGAAAAGAGTTGTGGCTTGAAACGGCTCAAGAAAACAAACGAGCTGTTGCTCCTACTGCATTGGCTAAAGAAGCGGAAGATATTCTTCGCCAAACTCTTCATAAGGATAAAGAGGATGTTGATTAA